In one Nicotiana tomentosiformis chromosome 6, ASM39032v3, whole genome shotgun sequence genomic region, the following are encoded:
- the LOC104088174 gene encoding endochitinase EP3-like — translation MINNFSSRKYFIFICTIAIIVIPKWISAQKCGCAEGLCCSKWGYCGTGNDYCGKGCQGGPCYGSLISNGSAYPVSEIVSEAFFNGIANQAASSCDGKGFYTRSAFLEALKSYPRFGTVGSSNDTKREIAAFFAHVTHETGHMCYISEINGPTRDYCDQLNIEYPCVPGKKYYGRGPIQLSWNFNYGPAGKDIGFDGLNDPDIVARDSIISFKTALWYWMSNCHSLITSGQGFGATIRATYGPFECDGGNPPAVARRIDYYTEYCHQLGVETGNNSSC, via the exons ATGattaataatttttcttcaagaaaatacttcatttttatttGTACTATAGCTATAATTGTAATTCCAAAATGGATCTCAGCTCAGAAATGTGGGTGTGCAGAAGGCTTATGCTGCAGCAAATGGGGTTATTGTGGCACTGGAAATGATTATTGTGGAAAAGGCTGCCAAGGAGGACCTTGTTATGGTTCACTAATAAGCAATGGATCAGCTTATCCAGTTTCTGAAATTGTTTCTGAAGCATTTTTCAATGGAATTGCTAATCAAGCTGCTTCTAGCTGTGATGGCAAAGGTTTTTACACAAGATCTGCCTTTCTTGAAGCTCTCAAGTCTTATCCTCGTTTTGGAACTGTTGGTTCTTCTAATGATACTAAGCGTGAGATTGCTGCTTTCTTTGCTCATGTCACTCATGAGACTGGAC ACATGTGCTACATAAGTGAGATAAATGGACCAACCAGGGACTACTGTGATCAGCTAAACATAGAGTACCCTTGTGTTCCTGGCAAGAAATATTATGGCCGAGGACCGATCCAATTGTCATGGAATTTCAACTATGGACCAGCGGGAAAGGACATCGGATTCGATGGCCTAAACGACCCTGATATCGTGGCTAGGGACAGCATTATATCATTCAAGACAGCCTTGTGGTACTGGATGAGCAATTGCCACTCTCTCATAACTTCTGGCCAAGGTTTTGGGGCGACGATTCGAGCAACTTATGGCCCGTTTGAGTGTGATGGTGGCAATCCTCCGGCTGTTGCTAGAAGGATTGATTATTACACTGAGTATTGTCACCAACTTGGTGTGGAGACTGGGAATAATTCCTCTTGTTAG
- the LOC104088173 gene encoding signal recognition particle 14 kDa protein: MVRLQPDPFLNELTSMFERTTEHGSVWVTLKHSSDKSKAQRNKMKTAGENIEFKCLIRATDGKKNISTMVGAKDHQRFQASYAILLKARLTALKKRERKDKRKAADSDKKLEKSKKKSAAQKAST; this comes from the exons ATG GTACGATTACAGCCAGACCCATTCCTCAATGAACTGACAAGCATGTTTGAGCGAACTACCGAGCATGGTTCTGTTTGGGTTACTCTCAAACACT CTTCTGATAAATCTAAAGCCCAGCGGAACAAAATGAAGACAGCTGGAGAAAATATTGAATTTAAATGCCTCATTCGAGCAACTGATGGGAAAAAGAATATTTCCACAATG GTTGGAGCAAAAGATCACCAGCGTTTCCAAGCATCTTATGCGATTTTGCTGAAGGCCCGCTTGACTGCACTAAAAAAGAGGGAGAGAAAGGACAAGAGAAAGGCTGCTGATTCTGACAAAAAGTTGGAGAAGTCAAAGAAGAAATCAGCTGCTCAAAAGGCCTCTACATGA
- the LOC104088182 gene encoding small ribosomal subunit protein mS79 (rPPR3b)-like, translating into MSSSLYRRLHNVFTNTAKSQVLTAITDAKPKVPPPFNPISEPESSKEQKFRPLIRKFKHLSKDPRFRRRHVNYESFVRRLSRTQQFSAIEDILEHQKIYPEIEDEGFVVRLISLYGKAGMFEQARKLFDEMPELNCDRTIISFNALLAACVNSKKYDKISEIFRELPGKLAIEPDVISYNTVIKALCEMGSLHSAVLVMKEMGKNGIDTDVVTFNTLLDAFHKNNMSSEAEKMWTLMEKKNVISDVRSYNSRIRWLVENNQVVEAEELFEEMKKRGVNPDTYSHNSMIKACAKDGNLELAKSWYVKLEENDCVPNRPTFELLITLACDKDDPDSAYDLCKKCINLKLNVFTGTIQRVVDALVDHSMIEEAKELLEIGKNCPFRYKLSMPNDLQ; encoded by the coding sequence ATGTCCTCTTCCCTCTACCGCCGTCTCCATAATGTCTTCACCAACACCGCTAAATCTCAAGTCCTTACAGCCATCACCGACGCCAAACCCAAAGTTCCTCCACCCTTCAACCCAATCAGTGAACCCGAATCCTCCAAAGAACAGAAATTTCGGCCACTGATTCGTAAATTTAAGCATTTGTCAAAAGATCCCAGATTCCGCCGCAGGCATGTAAATTATGAATCTTTCGTACGACGACTCAGCCGAACTCAACAGTTCTCAGCTATTGAAGATATCCTCGAGCACCAAAAAATTTACCCAGAAATAGAAGATGAGGGTTTCGTTGTACGACTCATTTCCTTATATGGGAAAGCTGGTATGTTCGAGCAAGCCCGGAAACTGTTCGACGAAATGCCTGAGTTAAACTGTGATCGTACAATCATATCATTCAATGCTCTATTGGCAGCTTGTGTTAACTCGAAGAAATATGATAAAATTAGTGAGATTTTCAGGGAATTACCTGGGAAATTAGCTATTGAGCCAGATGTTATTTCGTATAATACGGTGATCAAGGCATTATGCGAGATGGGTTCGCTGCATTCCGCAGTTTTAGTAATGAAGGAGATGGGAAAAAATGGAATTGACACTGATGTTGTTACTTTCAATACGCTTTTAGATGCGTTTCACAAGAATAATATGTCTTCTGAAGCTGAAAAAATGTGGACTTTGATGGAAAAGAAGAATGTGATTTCGGATGTTAGGAGTTATAACTCGCGAATACGTTGGTTGGTAGAAAACAATCAGGTAGTAGAGGCTGAGGAATTGTTTGAGGAGATGAAGAAAAGGGGAGTAAATCCTGATACATACAGTCATAATTCCATGATTAAAGCTTGTGCAAAGGATGGCAATTtggaattggctaaaagctggtaTGTTAAGTTGGAGGAAAACGATTGTGTTCCTAATCGTCCCACATTCGAGTTACTTATTACGCTGGCATGTGATAAAGATGATCCTGATTCTGCTTATGACTTGTGCAAGAAGTGTATTAATTTGAAACTAAATGTTTTTACTGGTACAATCCAACGGGTGGTTGATGCGTTGGTTGATCACTCGATGATCGAAGAAGCAAAGGAGCTTCTGGAGATAGGAAAGAACTGTCCTTTCCGTTATAAGCTGTCAATGCCAAACGATCTCCAGTAA